A portion of the Mesobacillus sp. AQ2 genome contains these proteins:
- the prmC gene encoding peptide chain release factor N(5)-glutamine methyltransferase: MTNPKMYEALNWASSFLKEHNREEFAGELLLRHFSGLSRTSMLMKMRDELDGEVWTEFRAAVKRHAEGEPIQYIIGSEEFYGRRFEVNEHVLIPRPETEELVHGTLQRLEKLFPESGQIDLVDVGTGSGAISVSLKLEKPELKVAAIDLSEDALDVARKNASQLGADVEFFHGDLLQPLILQGKKVDAVISNPPYIPIADQEWMSDIVTEHEPHMALFAGEDGLDLYRRFMDELPLVLKEKALVGFEIGAGQGEAVRALLEKTFPHARVEVVFDINGKDRMVFAEMDS, from the coding sequence ATGACTAATCCCAAAATGTATGAAGCCCTCAACTGGGCTTCTTCTTTTTTAAAAGAACATAACCGTGAAGAGTTTGCCGGTGAGCTGCTCCTGCGGCACTTCTCGGGGCTGTCCCGCACTTCGATGCTGATGAAGATGCGCGATGAACTGGATGGGGAAGTGTGGACAGAGTTCCGTGCCGCTGTAAAAAGGCATGCAGAAGGTGAACCGATCCAGTATATTATCGGTTCAGAGGAGTTTTATGGCCGCCGCTTTGAGGTGAACGAGCATGTGCTGATTCCACGTCCGGAGACGGAGGAGCTTGTTCATGGCACGCTTCAGCGGCTGGAAAAGCTTTTCCCGGAAAGTGGCCAAATTGACCTTGTCGATGTCGGGACCGGAAGCGGAGCGATTTCGGTTAGCCTGAAGCTGGAGAAACCTGAATTAAAGGTGGCAGCGATCGACCTTTCAGAAGACGCACTGGATGTTGCGCGGAAAAATGCCAGCCAGCTGGGTGCAGACGTCGAATTCTTCCATGGCGACCTGCTGCAGCCGCTTATTTTACAAGGAAAAAAAGTCGATGCTGTCATCTCGAACCCGCCGTACATTCCCATTGCAGACCAGGAATGGATGTCAGACATCGTTACCGAGCATGAGCCGCATATGGCGCTGTTTGCCGGGGAAGATGGATTGGACCTATATCGTCGCTTCATGGACGAGCTGCCACTTGTGCTGAAAGAAAAGGCACTCGTCGGCTTTGAAATCGGCGCAGGCCAGGGAGAAGCCGTCCGTGCGCTTCTGGAAAAAACCTTCCCGCACGCCAGAGTTGAGGTTGTTTTTGATATCAATGGCAAGGACCGGATGGTTTTTGCTGAAATGGACTCCTGA